Proteins from a genomic interval of Paenibacillus sp. FSL R5-0623:
- a CDS encoding sugar ABC transporter permease, whose amino-acid sequence MWGVIYVLPWLIGFVLFFFIPLLASLRYSMSTIQANAEGIAIQFNGVANYIQALTVNTSFNRALIEAITDVLINVPLIVIFSLFLAVILNQKFRGRAVARSIFFLPVILASGVIMTLESTSLIEAVNQSSTGGSSLGTFELENLMVNAGVSDWIVTYLSSAVDRIYQIVSQSGVQILIFLAGIQTISPQLYEASKMEGATGYEAFWKITFPMVSPLIFVNAIYTIIDSFANNAMTELIRDTGFVKFDFGLSSAMAWVYFLAIAIILVIVNIIFSKRVFYQD is encoded by the coding sequence ATGTGGGGCGTAATCTACGTGCTTCCCTGGCTCATTGGTTTTGTGTTGTTTTTCTTCATTCCGCTGTTAGCCTCTCTGCGATACAGCATGAGTACAATTCAGGCTAACGCGGAAGGCATAGCAATTCAGTTCAACGGTGTTGCCAATTATATTCAGGCGCTGACCGTCAATACAAGCTTTAACCGTGCGTTAATTGAGGCGATCACAGACGTGCTCATCAACGTACCGCTTATCGTTATATTCAGTCTGTTCCTTGCCGTCATCCTGAATCAGAAGTTCAGGGGCCGGGCTGTAGCGCGGTCGATCTTTTTCCTGCCCGTTATTCTGGCATCGGGAGTGATTATGACACTGGAGAGCACCAGCCTGATTGAAGCGGTTAATCAGAGTAGCACAGGTGGAAGCTCACTCGGGACATTTGAACTCGAAAATCTGATGGTTAACGCCGGAGTGAGCGATTGGATCGTTACGTATCTGAGCAGCGCCGTAGATCGGATCTATCAGATCGTCAGTCAATCCGGTGTACAGATTTTGATCTTTTTGGCAGGGATCCAGACGATTTCCCCTCAACTGTATGAGGCTTCGAAGATGGAAGGGGCAACGGGTTATGAAGCCTTTTGGAAAATTACGTTCCCAATGGTCAGCCCGCTTATTTTTGTCAATGCGATCTATACAATCATTGATTCGTTTGCCAATAACGCCATGACGGAACTGATCCGGGATACCGGCTTCGTCAAATTTGACTTTGGATTAAGTTCTGCCATGGCATGGGTCTACTTTCTGGCCATTGCCATCATTCTGGTTATCGTAAACATCATTTTCTCGAAGCGAGTCTTCTATCAAGATTAG
- a CDS encoding carbohydrate ABC transporter permease gives MTTSRLLSLEHWKGWLWAMIRFVLITGLSFVILFPIFQKVSTSIKAKGDLYSAVVVWIPQNFSIDNFKEAIRVMDYWATLFNTFALSATTTLLTTASCALAGYGFARLKFRGSNWLFAGVILTILVPPTTILIPVYLNLKSFDLMGLMTLIAGKPVNLLNTYWPFILTAITANSLKAGLYIFIFRQFFRGIPKEVEEAAYVDGAGIGRTFSRIMLPNAIPSMVTVMLFSFVWQWNDSFYTTTYLTSSKVMSTQLSSLPYNLAQQVTDGAASQADPFYLSMIQDTGILLAILPLIIIYLFVQRYFVESVERTGIVG, from the coding sequence GTGACAACATCACGATTATTATCGCTGGAGCATTGGAAAGGCTGGCTGTGGGCCATGATCCGATTCGTTCTGATTACCGGGCTTTCCTTCGTTATCCTGTTTCCCATATTTCAGAAGGTTTCCACATCCATCAAAGCTAAAGGTGATCTGTATTCGGCAGTGGTGGTGTGGATTCCACAGAACTTCTCCATCGACAATTTCAAAGAGGCGATACGCGTAATGGATTACTGGGCAACGCTGTTTAATACGTTTGCCCTGTCTGCAACGACTACACTGCTGACTACAGCATCCTGTGCACTTGCAGGATACGGATTCGCCAGACTGAAATTCAGGGGAAGCAACTGGCTGTTTGCTGGTGTAATTCTGACGATTCTTGTACCGCCAACGACCATTCTCATTCCGGTATACCTGAATCTGAAAAGCTTTGATCTCATGGGGCTTATGACGCTTATAGCCGGCAAACCTGTTAATTTGCTTAATACCTATTGGCCGTTTATTCTGACGGCGATTACGGCCAATTCACTTAAGGCCGGTTTGTACATCTTTATCTTCCGGCAATTCTTCAGAGGTATTCCGAAGGAAGTGGAGGAGGCGGCCTATGTGGACGGCGCGGGCATCGGACGAACATTTTCAAGAATCATGCTGCCCAATGCCATTCCGTCCATGGTAACAGTCATGCTGTTTTCCTTCGTATGGCAGTGGAACGACAGCTTTTATACGACGACTTATCTGACTTCAAGTAAAGTCATGTCGACTCAGTTATCGTCCCTTCCGTATAATCTGGCTCAGCAGGTTACTGACGGTGCAGCTTCCCAGGCCGATCCGTTCTATTTGAGCATGATCCAGGATACAGGAATTCTTCTTGCCATTCTGCCTTTGATCATCATCTATTTGTTTGTGCAACGATATTTCGTAGAGAGTGTAGAGCGTACGGGAATCGTCGGTTAA